AATTTGATTGTGCAGGGAAGGAGCAGGCTGGAGCTGAAACCCATGGAGATCAAACGTACCAAACTGGATCTCGATCTTTTTTATGAAGATGATTTCAAGGAAACTGATGAGGTGATCAGGAAGCGGTTGAATAAAAAGAATGACAAGGGTATTGTGTTGCTGCATGGTTTGCCGGGAACAGGGAAAACAACCTACCTGCGCTACCTGATAGGGAAAATAAAAAAGCGGGTAATGTTTTTATCGCCCGGGACAGCAAACAACCTGATGAATCCTGATTTTATTGAAATGCTGGTCAATAATCCCAATACTGTAGTGATTATTGAAGATGCAGAAAATATTATCATGGACAGAAGGTACAACTCGGGTTCATCGGTATCGAACCTGTTGAATATTTCAGATGGGTTACTGGCCGATTTTCTGAATGTACAACTCATCTGCACTTTCAACAATTCGCTCACGCTGGTAGACAGCGCCCTGACGAGGAAAGGAAGGTTGATAGCAAAATATGAGTTTGGCAAACTGAGTATAACAAAAGCACAACGGTTAAGCAATCATTTGGGGCTAGATACAACTGTTAATCAACCCATGACCATTGCAGAAATAGCCAACCCGCATGAAAAGGAACAACCGGCTAGCAGGATAGAAGTGATAGGATTCAGGCAGCATTTGATTCAAAATTAAAATACACAGAATGGAGGTATGCCATGGAGCAACAACAGCATTGGAGAAAACTGGATGGTACAAGAATAACCAGACCCATTGAAGACGAAGTACGGGCCGTTTTGGTCCGGGAAAAAGAAATGGGACATACAGTAAAAGTATGTATTGGTACCGACAGTCAGGTTAAGGGTAAAGAAACAGAATTCGCAACGGTGATTGTATTCGTTCGCAAAGGAAAAGGTGGTTTCATGTATATCCACAACGAAACTACCCTGCAGAAAATGAATATCAAACAACGGATGTTGACGGAGGTTTCAAAAAGTATTGAGATAGCTTACGCATTGTGTCGCCTGTTTACCATTTATAATGTAGATATGGAGGTGCATGCCGACATCAATACCAACCCTAACTTTAAAAGTAACGATGCGTTGAAGGAAGCCATGGGATATATTATGGGGATGGGCTTTGTATTTAAAGCCAAACCACATGCCTTCGCCAGCTCAACCTGTGCTAATAAAGTAGTACAATAATT
The Niastella koreensis GR20-10 genome window above contains:
- a CDS encoding ribonuclease H-like YkuK family protein, with product MEQQQHWRKLDGTRITRPIEDEVRAVLVREKEMGHTVKVCIGTDSQVKGKETEFATVIVFVRKGKGGFMYIHNETTLQKMNIKQRMLTEVSKSIEIAYALCRLFTIYNVDMEVHADINTNPNFKSNDALKEAMGYIMGMGFVFKAKPHAFASSTCANKVVQ
- a CDS encoding AAA family ATPase; this encodes MDNLFTRKVINADNVVDDHFLNAKVLYLNFFNLLPNVHYISRVDGEKVFNALKEKYGSQIKNIYQYRWYKRSRKEFEFDRTVLVLEGNCLVELDDNYCEILHDGSSMELVQTITELSNQYKERQRREPLEINLIVQGRSRLELKPMEIKRTKLDLDLFYEDDFKETDEVIRKRLNKKNDKGIVLLHGLPGTGKTTYLRYLIGKIKKRVMFLSPGTANNLMNPDFIEMLVNNPNTVVIIEDAENIIMDRRYNSGSSVSNLLNISDGLLADFLNVQLICTFNNSLTLVDSALTRKGRLIAKYEFGKLSITKAQRLSNHLGLDTTVNQPMTIAEIANPHEKEQPASRIEVIGFRQHLIQN